Within the Echinicola sp. 20G genome, the region AGTATTGATAGTCAGTTCAAAAGCTTCTTTTGGCGAGATGCCCTTAGAGGCCCTGATATTTCTCACTTGAGAAACCACTTCAAAAACCTGTGCTGCTTCTCCAATTAACTTTTCATCATAACTCGTAACGCTTGGCCATGAGGAGACGATTAAGGCATCTTTTACATCTCTACCTTTTACCTGGTGCCAAAGCTCTTCCGTAATAAATGGCATAAATGGATGCAGCACCTTCATGATAGATTCAAAGAAACCTAAAGTCTTTTCATAAGTTTCCAGATCAATTGGTTTTTGGTATTCTGGCTTGACCATTTCAAGGTACCAAGAACAGAAATCATCCCACACCAATTTGTATGTACTCATTAAGGCATCTGAAATCCTGAATTTGCTGAAGTGGTCTTCGATTTCCTCTAATGCCTGATTAAAGCGGTTTTCAAACCATTTGATAGCGGTATGGTTATGGTGCTCCAAAATGTTGGAATCCACTTCCCAGCCTTGGATCAATCGGAAAGCATTCCAGATCTTATTGGAGAAGTTACGGCCTTGCTCTACCAATTTTTCATCAAAAGGAAGGTCATTACCTGCAGGAGAGCTGAATAGCATGCCTGTTCTCACTCCATCTGCGCCATAGCTTTTGATCAACTCCAATGGATCAGGGGAGTTACCTAGAGATTTGGACATTTTACGGCCCAATTTGTCCCTAACAATTCCCGTTAGGTAAACGTTTCTGAAAGGCTTCTCGCCCATATATTCATATCCTGCAATGATCATTCTGGCCACCCAGAAGAACAAGATTTCTGGTGCAGTCACCAAATCATTGGTTGGGTAATAATATTTTAAGTCTTCGTTTTTCTCACCTGTCGTGAATATATCGGTGTCAAAAACAGAGATTGGCCACAACCAAGAAGAGAACCAAGTGTCCAATACATCCTCGTCCTGCTTGAGGTCTTCAAGGGAATAGTTTTCCTGATATTGCTCATTGGCAATTTTCAAAGCCTCTTCAGCTGTTTTGGCTACTACATATTCACCGTTTGGAAGGTAATAAGCAGGAATTTGATGCCCCCACCACAATTGACGGGAGATACACCAGTCTCGCACATTGTCCATCCAACTGCGGTACATGTTTTTGAATTTTGGAGGATACAGTTGAATGATATCATCCATCACTGCTTTAAGGGCAGGTTTGGTGATTTCTTCCATCTTCATAAACCACTGCAAAGAAAGTTTTGGCTCGATGACAGCATCGGTCCTCTCCGAATGGCCTACGTTGGAAGTGTAATCCTCTTCTTTTGCCAATTGATTGGCTTCTTTCAGTAACTTGGCAATTTTTTTTCTGGCAATGAACCTGTCCTCGCCAACCAAAATTTGCGCCTTTTCATTAAGGGTTCCATCATCGGCGATGATATCGATCACCTCTAGTTTATGTCTCAGCCCAATTTCATAATCATTGACATCGTGAGCTGGTGTAACTTTCAAACAGCCCGTTCCAAACTCCATGTCCACATATTCATCTTCAACAATAGGGATGGCCCTGTTGACCAAAGGAATCAAGGCTTTTTTACCTTTTAGGTGCTCAAATCTGGTGTCATTCGGATTGATACAGATCGCTGAGTCTGCCATGATGGTTTCTGGACGTGTGGTGGCGATGGTCAAGAATTCCTCTTCACTTCCTTCAATTTTATAGTTGATATAGTAAAGCTTCGAGTTGATTTCTTTGAAAATAACTTCATCATCAGATAGGGCTGTTTTTCCCTGTGGATCCCAGTTGACCATTCTGATGCCTCTATAGATTTTTCCTTTTTTATGAAGGTCCACAAAAACACTGATCACTGCATCACTCAAGTCAGCATCCATGGTGAACTTGGTTCTGTCCCAATCACAGGAAGCTCCTAGTTTTTTAAGTTGCTCCAGGATAATGCCACCATACTTTTCTTTCCATTCCCAGGCATATTTCAAAAACTCCTCTCTGCTGATTGATTTTTTGTCAATGCCTCTTTCCTTCAACATGGCCACCACCTTGGCTTCAGTAGCAATAGAGGCATGGTCAGTACCAGGCACCCAGCAGGCATTTTTACCTTCCATTCTGGCTTTTCTCACCAAGACATCCTGAAGCGTATTGTTCAGCATGTGTCCCATGTGCAATACACCAGTTACATTTGGTGGAGGGATCA harbors:
- a CDS encoding valine--tRNA ligase, encoding MSLSTKYNPTEAESKWYKFWMENKLFSSTVDYNKEPYSIVIPPPNVTGVLHMGHMLNNTLQDVLVRKARMEGKNACWVPGTDHASIATEAKVVAMLKERGIDKKSISREEFLKYAWEWKEKYGGIILEQLKKLGASCDWDRTKFTMDADLSDAVISVFVDLHKKGKIYRGIRMVNWDPQGKTALSDDEVIFKEINSKLYYINYKIEGSEEEFLTIATTRPETIMADSAICINPNDTRFEHLKGKKALIPLVNRAIPIVEDEYVDMEFGTGCLKVTPAHDVNDYEIGLRHKLEVIDIIADDGTLNEKAQILVGEDRFIARKKIAKLLKEANQLAKEEDYTSNVGHSERTDAVIEPKLSLQWFMKMEEITKPALKAVMDDIIQLYPPKFKNMYRSWMDNVRDWCISRQLWWGHQIPAYYLPNGEYVVAKTAEEALKIANEQYQENYSLEDLKQDEDVLDTWFSSWLWPISVFDTDIFTTGEKNEDLKYYYPTNDLVTAPEILFFWVARMIIAGYEYMGEKPFRNVYLTGIVRDKLGRKMSKSLGNSPDPLELIKSYGADGVRTGMLFSSPAGNDLPFDEKLVEQGRNFSNKIWNAFRLIQGWEVDSNILEHHNHTAIKWFENRFNQALEEIEDHFSKFRISDALMSTYKLVWDDFCSWYLEMVKPEYQKPIDLETYEKTLGFFESIMKVLHPFMPFITEELWHQVKGRDVKDALIVSSWPSVTSYDEKLIGEAAQVFEVVSQVRNIRASKGISPKEAFELTINTSNQALYQSFEAIMKKLANLSQVAYADKVEGALSFVVKSDEFFIPLNEKIDVEAEKENIRKELEYTKGFLNTVMKKLSNERFVSGAPAQVVENEKQKQADAEAKIKALEESLAKLA